A region of Terriglobales bacterium DNA encodes the following proteins:
- a CDS encoding DMT family transporter: protein MNARARVAFAIVSVLWGIPYLFIKIAVDDGVPPAFVAWVRVVLGAIILLALSWNMGVFKAVRGRWKWVAAFVLVEIVIPYPLIAIAEQHVNSSVAAILIAAAPLFVALLALGFDASERIGGGRLAGLLIGLAGVVMFVGIDVAGRKDELFAALAILAAAFCYAVGPMVFKHHLSDLDSRVSMSASLLVAAMLLAPAAALQPIRVIPSTAAVLALLGLGVLCTAAAFIAFGVLITEAGPGRSVVVTYINPVVAVAAGMAVRGEHVGTGAFLGLGLILLGCRLSTEGRLLRRPASGIPGAIPPLPDASGEIGE from the coding sequence GTGAATGCCAGAGCGAGAGTTGCCTTCGCCATCGTTTCCGTCTTATGGGGCATCCCCTACCTGTTTATCAAGATTGCTGTTGATGATGGGGTCCCGCCGGCCTTTGTCGCCTGGGTGCGGGTCGTCCTCGGTGCCATAATCCTTCTTGCACTCAGTTGGAATATGGGTGTGTTTAAGGCCGTCCGCGGCCGCTGGAAGTGGGTCGCTGCGTTTGTATTGGTTGAAATCGTAATACCTTACCCCCTGATCGCTATCGCCGAGCAGCACGTTAATTCGTCTGTTGCGGCAATTCTGATCGCGGCGGCGCCCCTCTTCGTGGCCCTGCTGGCGCTGGGCTTCGATGCCAGTGAACGCATTGGCGGCGGGCGACTCGCCGGTCTCTTAATCGGTCTGGCTGGTGTAGTGATGTTCGTGGGAATTGATGTCGCAGGCCGGAAAGACGAATTATTTGCGGCCTTAGCGATTCTTGCCGCCGCTTTCTGCTATGCCGTCGGTCCAATGGTCTTTAAGCACCATTTGTCCGACCTGGATTCCCGCGTCTCCATGAGCGCGAGCCTGCTCGTTGCTGCGATGCTCCTCGCGCCGGCTGCAGCCTTGCAGCCCATAAGAGTGATCCCTTCCACCGCGGCCGTACTCGCGTTGCTTGGTCTCGGCGTCCTCTGTACGGCCGCGGCCTTTATCGCCTTTGGTGTGCTGATTACGGAAGCGGGACCAGGCCGCTCGGTGGTGGTCACCTACATCAACCCGGTGGTAGCAGTTGCCGCCGGTATGGCGGTACGGGGTGAGCATGTCGGCACTGGGGCTTTCCTTGGGCTGGGCCTGATTCTGCTGGGGTGTCGGCTCTCCACAGAGGGCCGCTTGCTCCGACGTCCTGCTTCGGGAATTCCAGGTGCAATCCCCCCACTACCAGATGCCAGCGGCGAAATCGGAGAGTAA
- a CDS encoding polymer-forming cytoskeletal protein, translated as MEPVKPLDSRQVANIGKSVVIKGELSGSEDLYLDGEVEGNIELNGNSLTVGPNGRVRAHVNAREVVVNGHVDGNIGATERVELRKSAVLVGDIRTQRIMIEEGAYFKGSIDVQREGKAETKRESATLEPAGAAVSQK; from the coding sequence GTGGAACCTGTAAAGCCACTCGATAGCCGCCAGGTGGCGAATATCGGGAAGTCGGTGGTGATCAAGGGAGAGTTATCGGGAAGCGAAGATCTCTATCTCGATGGGGAAGTAGAAGGCAACATCGAGCTGAATGGAAACAGCCTTACTGTGGGTCCCAATGGGCGGGTACGAGCTCATGTGAACGCCCGTGAAGTGGTGGTCAATGGCCATGTGGATGGCAACATCGGCGCCACCGAACGGGTGGAGTTGCGCAAATCGGCCGTGCTGGTGGGGGACATCCGCACGCAGCGCATCATGATCGAAGAAGGCGCGTACTTCAAGGGATCGATTGATGTGCAGCGCGAAGGCAAAGCGGAAACCAAACGGGAATCGGCCACTCTGGAGCCGGCAGGAGCTGCAGTTTCCCAGAAGTGA
- a CDS encoding class I SAM-dependent methyltransferase, protein MFRNGNGGNGSHRDAQHRAQRHSTALNEFMRAIAHEDSLCILDLGPTSANNIALLTGRGFQVYTEDLLTSAGDPALVIKDEFGATCIDVDGFLKENLAFRGQKFDAVLLWDVADYLPEVLVKPVIERICSVMKPKGILLSFFHTRDAGPEAPYCRYHIAGQDSLELQLVPKNESNGHSNGNGDERHYRLQRVFNNRHIENLFREFASLKFFLARDNLREVLVVR, encoded by the coding sequence ATGTTTCGTAACGGCAACGGAGGGAACGGGTCCCACCGCGACGCTCAGCACCGGGCACAACGTCATTCCACTGCACTGAATGAATTCATGCGTGCCATTGCGCACGAAGATTCGTTATGCATCCTGGATTTGGGACCGACCTCGGCCAACAACATCGCGCTGCTCACGGGTCGTGGTTTTCAGGTTTATACGGAAGATCTGCTGACCAGCGCTGGCGATCCAGCGCTCGTGATCAAAGATGAATTCGGCGCCACATGCATCGATGTTGACGGCTTTCTGAAAGAAAACCTCGCCTTTCGCGGGCAGAAGTTTGATGCAGTGTTGTTGTGGGATGTGGCTGATTATCTGCCGGAAGTATTGGTAAAACCGGTGATTGAGCGGATCTGCTCAGTGATGAAGCCCAAGGGTATTTTGCTGTCGTTCTTCCACACGCGTGATGCAGGCCCCGAAGCTCCTTACTGCCGTTACCACATTGCCGGGCAGGACTCGCTTGAGCTTCAGCTGGTCCCGAAGAACGAATCCAATGGCCACAGCAACGGCAATGGAGACGAGCGCCATTACCGCCTGCAGCGGGTCTTCAACAACCGCCACATCGAGAATCTGTTCCGCGAATTTGCCTCACTGAAGTTCTTCCTGGCGCGCGACAACCTGAGAGAAGTGCTGGTGGTGAGGTAG